A single region of the Undibacterium piscinae genome encodes:
- a CDS encoding nicotinamide mononucleotide transporter gives MNQTLPLLFGFATTPLELISFLLSAITVALNIRQLHWAWLFAILSSGLYALVFFDARLYGDMGLQFMFILISLWGWSLWLRKEPRHGAAKALAIARLGWSQRVLCMLAWGVGFVILAWFLKTFTDTDVPYADGFLTAGSLLGQVLLSRKKLENWHVWIIVDILYVGLYVYKNLMLTAILYALFVLMAIMGLRVWSKQCQA, from the coding sequence ATGAATCAAACCCTGCCTTTGCTGTTCGGCTTCGCCACGACGCCGCTGGAGTTAATCTCCTTCCTGCTTTCGGCCATTACCGTGGCCCTGAATATTCGTCAGCTGCATTGGGCCTGGCTGTTTGCGATTTTATCTTCCGGTCTGTATGCGCTGGTATTTTTTGATGCGCGCCTGTATGGCGATATGGGACTGCAGTTCATGTTTATCCTGATATCGCTATGGGGCTGGTCTTTGTGGCTGCGCAAGGAGCCGCGGCATGGCGCTGCCAAGGCTTTGGCAATCGCGCGCCTGGGTTGGTCGCAACGCGTGTTGTGCATGTTGGCCTGGGGTGTCGGTTTCGTCATATTGGCATGGTTCCTGAAAACCTTTACCGATACCGATGTACCGTATGCCGATGGCTTTCTGACCGCCGGCAGTCTGCTTGGTCAAGTGCTGTTATCGCGTAAAAAACTGGAGAACTGGCATGTCTGGATCATCGTCGATATCCTGTATGTCGGTTTGTATGTGTATAAAAATCTGATGCTAACCGCAATTTTGTATGCCTTGTTCGTGCTGATGGCGATCATGGGCTTGCGCGTCTGGAGTAAACAATGTCAAGCGTAA
- a CDS encoding cobyric acid synthase, with translation MVQGTTSDAGKTTVVAALCRLLYRQGVKVVPLKPQNMALNSAVTVDGGEIGRAQALQAVAAGLQAHTDMNPVLLKPSSDTGAQVIIHGKVRADMDARDYHQYKTIAMQAVLESYRRLQQDYECIIVEGAGSPAEVNLRDRDIANMGFAEAVDCPVILVADIDRGGVFAHFIGTLACLSETEQNRIVGFVINRFRGDISLLEPGLEWLQQKTGKPVLAVLPYLHGLMLDAEDAIQPAQTNSGKFRVIVPAIPRISNHTDFDALRFHPDVDLQFIAPGMSIPAADLIILPGSKNTRDDLAFLLQQGWQEVLEKHLRYGGKVIGICGGYQMLGQVISDPHGVEGKPGDSDGLGLLDITTELTKEKRLQQVSGHCAFGAKRDAKVQGYEIHMGLTYASSDTLPAFMLGAEEEGTRSPDDLILGSYLHGLFDHPEACAALLDWAGLKTEVTVDLASLREQSLDRVADACAPLLQALQAL, from the coding sequence ATGGTGCAGGGCACCACTTCTGACGCTGGCAAGACTACCGTGGTGGCGGCCTTGTGCCGTTTGCTGTACCGGCAGGGCGTGAAAGTGGTGCCGCTAAAGCCGCAGAATATGGCCTTGAATAGCGCCGTCACGGTGGATGGCGGCGAGATCGGCCGTGCCCAGGCCTTGCAGGCAGTGGCGGCGGGCTTGCAGGCGCATACCGACATGAATCCTGTGCTGCTTAAGCCTTCGTCCGATACCGGTGCCCAGGTCATCATCCATGGCAAGGTGCGCGCCGACATGGATGCACGTGACTATCATCAATATAAAACCATCGCGATGCAAGCGGTGCTGGAATCCTACCGGCGCTTGCAGCAAGACTATGAGTGCATCATCGTCGAAGGGGCAGGTAGTCCGGCCGAGGTGAATTTGCGCGACCGTGATATCGCCAATATGGGCTTTGCCGAAGCCGTTGATTGTCCGGTGATTCTGGTGGCTGACATCGACCGCGGCGGCGTATTTGCCCATTTCATCGGCACTCTGGCTTGCTTGTCTGAGACCGAGCAAAACCGTATCGTTGGCTTTGTCATCAATCGCTTTCGCGGTGACATCAGCTTGCTTGAACCTGGCCTGGAGTGGCTGCAGCAGAAGACCGGCAAGCCGGTGCTGGCGGTACTGCCGTATCTGCATGGCCTGATGCTCGACGCCGAAGATGCGATACAGCCGGCGCAGACGAATAGCGGCAAGTTTCGTGTCATCGTGCCGGCGATTCCGCGCATCTCGAATCATACGGATTTCGATGCCCTGCGTTTTCATCCCGACGTAGATCTGCAATTCATCGCCCCTGGCATGTCTATCCCCGCTGCCGACCTGATCATCCTGCCTGGCAGTAAAAATACCCGCGACGATCTGGCATTTTTATTGCAGCAAGGCTGGCAAGAGGTGCTGGAAAAGCATTTGCGCTATGGCGGCAAAGTGATAGGCATCTGCGGTGGCTATCAGATGCTGGGGCAGGTTATCAGCGACCCGCATGGTGTCGAGGGTAAGCCCGGTGACTCCGATGGTCTGGGTTTGCTCGACATTACTACCGAACTGACCAAGGAAAAACGCCTGCAGCAAGTCAGCGGCCATTGCGCCTTTGGCGCTAAGCGCGATGCCAAAGTGCAAGGCTACGAGATACATATGGGGCTCACTTACGCTAGCAGTGATACCTTGCCGGCGTTTATGCTGGGCGCTGAAGAAGAGGGCACACGCTCGCCCGATGACCTGATACTCGGCTCTTATCTGCATGGCTTATTCGATCATCCCGAAGCCTGTGCCGCGCTGCTCGATTGGGCCGGCCTGAAAACCGAGGTGACGGTCGATCTTGCCAGCCTGCGCGAGCAAAGCCTCGATAGGGTGGCGGACGCCTGTGCGCCCCTGTTGCAAGCCTTGCAGGCGCTTTGA
- a CDS encoding ABC transporter substrate-binding protein → MTQENIGLNEVQGFSQNLSQYHSQYQRIACLSTESVEVLYALGAEDLIAGISGYTTRPARARSEKTKISGFSTAKLERIFAVKPDLVISYSNMQAEMSRELISAGVEVHAFNQRDVAGILRMIAVLGSLVGKQAQAATLIAELQQEIAQARQQAAQWTRKPIVYFEEWDSPMMSCIGWVSELIEIAGGVDAYANLAQYHSARDRIIADPADVVARAPDIIIASWCGKKFRPEKMAERAGWEQIPAFKNGRVVEIKSADILSPGPSAITHGLPQLQQIIADWQRVN, encoded by the coding sequence ATGACTCAGGAAAATATCGGTCTAAATGAGGTTCAGGGTTTCAGCCAAAATCTTAGTCAATATCATAGTCAATATCAGCGTATCGCCTGCCTCAGTACCGAATCGGTCGAGGTGTTATATGCACTTGGCGCCGAAGACCTGATCGCCGGTATTTCCGGCTACACCACCAGGCCGGCGCGGGCGCGTAGCGAAAAGACCAAGATCAGCGGTTTTTCGACGGCCAAGTTGGAACGCATTTTTGCGGTCAAGCCCGACCTGGTGATTTCCTATTCGAATATGCAGGCCGAAATGAGCCGTGAGCTGATCAGTGCCGGAGTTGAAGTGCATGCGTTTAACCAGCGCGATGTCGCCGGCATCCTGCGCATGATTGCAGTGCTCGGCAGCCTGGTTGGCAAGCAAGCGCAAGCGGCCACGTTAATCGCTGAGTTGCAGCAAGAGATTGCGCAAGCGCGTCAACAGGCGGCGCAATGGACGCGCAAACCTATCGTGTATTTCGAGGAGTGGGATAGCCCGATGATGAGCTGCATAGGCTGGGTCTCTGAGCTGATTGAGATTGCCGGTGGTGTTGATGCCTATGCTAATTTGGCGCAGTACCATAGCGCCAGGGATAGGATTATTGCCGATCCTGCTGATGTGGTGGCACGTGCGCCCGATATCATTATCGCTTCGTGGTGCGGCAAGAAATTCCGGCCCGAGAAAATGGCCGAACGCGCCGGCTGGGAGCAGATTCCGGCATTCAAAAATGGCCGCGTAGTTGAGATTAAATCCGCCGATATACTTTCGCCGGGTCCATCGGCGATCACCCACGGCTTGCCGCAACTGCAGCAGATTATCGCCGATTGGCAGCGGGTCAATTAG
- a CDS encoding cobalamin-binding protein: MKKTLCAVCVFAFSLLAQPGIAAISVKDDAGNTVTLQAPAKRIISLSPHVTELIFAAGAGDKIIGTVNYSDYPAAAKSIPRVGDNRQLDIERILSMKPDLLVVWMHGAFERQLEPLRQAGIPYFFSEPHTLDNIPENLIKLGSLFGTEVQAQAAAQEFRQKLGQLRTRYQGKSTVRTFYQVWGKPIYTLNDKSIVSDVIRTCGGENIFGRLAADAPSVSAEAVLLENPELIVSGDSKNQGVSGIVQWKTFSNMLAVKNNNLLAIDGDQLNRAGPRIVDGAKAVCEAMELARTRRVNNGTQAPAGKNDAMKVGAK; encoded by the coding sequence ATGAAAAAAACTCTGTGCGCTGTCTGTGTTTTTGCTTTTTCCTTGCTCGCTCAGCCCGGAATCGCCGCTATCAGCGTCAAGGACGATGCCGGCAATACCGTGACCCTGCAGGCGCCGGCCAAGCGCATCATCAGCCTGTCGCCGCACGTGACGGAACTGATATTTGCCGCAGGTGCCGGGGACAAGATTATCGGCACCGTTAATTACAGTGATTATCCGGCTGCGGCCAAGTCTATTCCGCGGGTGGGTGATAATCGCCAGCTCGATATCGAACGTATTTTGTCGATGAAGCCTGATCTGCTGGTGGTCTGGATGCATGGCGCTTTCGAGCGTCAGCTGGAACCCTTGCGTCAGGCCGGCATTCCATATTTTTTCAGCGAGCCGCATACCCTCGATAATATTCCCGAAAATTTGATTAAGCTCGGTAGCCTGTTTGGTACCGAAGTGCAGGCGCAGGCGGCGGCGCAAGAGTTCCGCCAGAAGTTGGGGCAATTGCGCACGCGCTATCAAGGTAAAAGCACGGTCCGCACTTTTTACCAGGTGTGGGGCAAGCCGATTTATACGCTCAACGATAAAAGCATCGTCAGCGATGTGATACGCACTTGCGGCGGTGAAAATATTTTTGGCCGCTTGGCCGCCGATGCCCCTAGCGTCAGCGCAGAAGCGGTATTGCTGGAAAATCCTGAACTGATAGTGAGCGGCGACAGTAAAAATCAAGGTGTCAGCGGCATCGTGCAATGGAAAACTTTTAGCAATATGCTGGCCGTAAAAAATAATAATTTGCTGGCGATAGATGGTGATCAGTTAAACCGCGCCGGACCGCGCATCGTAGATGGTGCCAAGGCAGTCTGTGAGGCGATGGAGTTGGCGCGTACTCGGCGGGTCAATAACGGCACGCAAGCTCCGGCGGGTAAAAATGATGCGATGAAAGTAGGTGCAAAATGA
- a CDS encoding threonine-phosphate decarboxylase — MLEHGGNLQEAARRFARPLKDWLDLSTGINPRFYPVPEFADTAWHRLPEQMPELCRAAQRFYDAPLMLAVAGSQAAIQALPRLRQNQAGLAHVIVSAPSYAEHAYQWRLHGHAVRELAYDELEAAIYAETAAETAADRLADVVVLCNPNNPTGATVPAQTLLRWAECLAQRGGWLIVDEAFGDTASGLTVAPWSAQPGLIVLRSVGKFFGLAGVRLGFVAAQPALLEALENMLGPWAVSGPAQQIACAALNDHEWQQDTRCYLDQQGTRLRQLLQQHGYAAQGTDLFQWCSDAVLQGQTEALFLHLAQQGIWVRLFLQAARGLRFGLPADEAGWQRLSAALQSWSEQK; from the coding sequence GTGCTGGAACATGGCGGTAATTTACAAGAGGCGGCGCGTCGTTTTGCGCGTCCGCTGAAGGACTGGTTAGACTTGTCGACCGGAATCAATCCGCGTTTTTATCCTGTCCCTGAGTTTGCCGATACGGCCTGGCATCGCTTGCCGGAACAAATGCCAGAATTATGTCGTGCCGCCCAGCGTTTCTATGATGCGCCGCTGATGCTGGCGGTGGCCGGTAGTCAGGCGGCGATCCAGGCGTTGCCGCGTTTGCGCCAGAATCAGGCGGGGCTTGCGCATGTGATCGTCTCAGCGCCTTCGTATGCCGAGCATGCCTATCAGTGGCGCTTGCATGGCCATGCGGTGCGTGAACTCGCTTACGATGAGCTGGAGGCAGCGATCTATGCTGAGACCGCTGCTGAGACCGCCGCTGATAGGCTTGCTGACGTCGTGGTGCTATGCAATCCGAATAACCCCACTGGCGCGACCGTGCCGGCGCAGACCTTGTTGCGCTGGGCTGAGTGCCTGGCGCAGCGTGGCGGCTGGCTGATCGTTGACGAGGCGTTTGGCGATACTGCCAGTGGCTTAACTGTTGCGCCCTGGTCGGCGCAGCCAGGTTTAATCGTATTGCGTTCGGTCGGGAAGTTTTTTGGCTTGGCTGGCGTGCGTCTGGGTTTTGTCGCGGCGCAGCCGGCATTGCTGGAAGCACTGGAAAACATGCTAGGGCCCTGGGCGGTTAGCGGGCCGGCACAGCAGATCGCTTGTGCCGCACTCAATGACCATGAGTGGCAGCAAGATACCCGGTGCTACCTGGATCAGCAGGGCACGCGCTTGCGCCAGTTATTGCAGCAACATGGCTATGCAGCGCAAGGCACCGACTTGTTTCAATGGTGTAGTGATGCGGTCTTGCAAGGTCAGACCGAAGCCTTGTTTTTGCATCTGGCCCAGCAAGGTATTTGGGTCAGATTATTCCTGCAGGCGGCGCGTGGTTTGCGTTTTGGTTTGCCGGCGGATGAAGCTGGCTGGCAGCGTTTAAGTGCGGCTCTGCAATCGTGGTCTGAACAGAAGTAA
- a CDS encoding cobalamin biosynthesis protein: MLVLTSSVMVAALVLGIALDLLLGETRRWHPLVGFGKLAYALEARWNNQTQQTQHASAYLKGGLAWLVIVIPFVVATQALLWWCASHSLWLAPLLHIVLLYFCLGLRSLYDHTAPIRQALQDGDLATARTLTSYIVSRDTSQAGEEDIAKASVESLLENGCDAVFGTLFWFVVAGGAGALLYRLSNTLDAMWGYKTPRLLRFGCVAARIDDALNWIPARLTALSYAALGNTRLALQCWRRQAPVWPSPNAGPVMAAGAGALELALGGLATYDGVQEVRPALGLGKAASAPDIQRAWSLVLRTSMLWTGCLLLWLVFI, translated from the coding sequence ATGCTGGTATTGACAAGTAGTGTGATGGTGGCAGCGCTGGTGCTGGGGATCGCTTTGGATTTGCTGTTGGGCGAAACGCGCCGCTGGCACCCTTTGGTTGGCTTCGGAAAGCTGGCCTATGCGCTGGAAGCGCGCTGGAATAATCAAACTCAACAAACCCAGCACGCTAGCGCCTATCTGAAAGGTGGCCTGGCCTGGTTAGTCATCGTGATCCCGTTTGTCGTGGCGACCCAGGCGCTATTGTGGTGGTGTGCAAGCCATAGCCTGTGGCTGGCGCCTTTGCTGCACATCGTTTTGCTGTATTTTTGCCTGGGCTTACGCAGCCTGTACGACCATACCGCACCTATCCGGCAAGCGCTGCAAGACGGTGATCTGGCGACGGCCAGAACGCTCACTTCATATATCGTCAGTCGCGATACCAGCCAAGCCGGTGAAGAGGATATTGCCAAGGCCAGCGTTGAGTCTTTATTGGAAAATGGCTGCGATGCGGTGTTTGGCACCCTGTTCTGGTTTGTGGTGGCTGGTGGTGCTGGTGCGCTACTGTATCGCTTATCCAATACGCTCGATGCCATGTGGGGTTATAAGACCCCGCGCCTGTTGCGCTTTGGTTGTGTGGCGGCGCGCATTGATGATGCGCTCAATTGGATACCGGCCAGGTTGACTGCGCTGTCGTATGCGGCACTGGGGAATACGCGGCTGGCGTTGCAATGCTGGCGCCGCCAAGCCCCGGTCTGGCCTAGCCCGAATGCCGGACCGGTAATGGCCGCCGGTGCCGGTGCGCTGGAGCTTGCGCTCGGTGGCCTTGCCACCTATGACGGGGTGCAGGAAGTGCGTCCTGCGCTTGGTCTGGGCAAGGCGGCTAGTGCGCCGGATATACAGCGTGCCTGGAGTCTGGTGTTGCGCACCAGTATGCTATGGACCGGCTGTTTGTTGCTGTGGCTAGTATTTATCTAA
- the cobU gene encoding bifunctional adenosylcobinamide kinase/adenosylcobinamide-phosphate guanylyltransferase, translating into MKRTLIFGGARSGKSAYAEQLALSSGKPVLYLATANGGDAEMQARIAHHQQRRPAEWETLECSINLAQAILAASRPDNLILVDCLTLWLSNLLFAEAAEYPEVGRIQAPAQFVQQRAAFLQALETLPGELIMVSNEVGMGIIPQGAISRWFVDEAGRLNQAVAARCEQVSWVAAGLPLHLKGA; encoded by the coding sequence ATGAAGCGTACCCTGATTTTTGGCGGCGCCCGTTCCGGCAAAAGCGCCTATGCCGAGCAACTGGCGCTGAGCTCAGGCAAGCCGGTGCTGTATCTGGCAACCGCGAATGGCGGCGACGCCGAGATGCAGGCCAGGATAGCGCATCATCAGCAGCGCCGTCCGGCAGAATGGGAGACACTCGAATGCAGCATCAATCTGGCGCAGGCAATCCTGGCTGCCAGCCGGCCCGACAATCTGATTTTGGTCGATTGCCTGACGCTTTGGCTGTCTAATTTATTATTTGCTGAAGCGGCCGAGTATCCCGAAGTGGGGCGGATACAAGCGCCGGCGCAATTTGTGCAGCAGCGCGCCGCTTTTTTGCAGGCGCTGGAAACTTTGCCCGGTGAGCTCATCATGGTCTCGAATGAAGTCGGCATGGGGATCATTCCGCAGGGGGCGATTTCGCGTTGGTTTGTCGATGAGGCCGGGCGCCTGAATCAGGCGGTGGCGGCTCGCTGTGAGCAGGTGAGCTGGGTGGCAGCCGGCCTGCCTTTACATTTGAAGGGCGCTTAA
- a CDS encoding cobyrinate a,c-diamide synthase, with protein MLAKTSSAKVVLISAIASGQGKTTTTAALARKLIKLGQRVRIFKTGPDFIDPMMLERACGAPVQSLDLWMVGKPASQALLAHAAQEADVILIEGVMGLYDGNPSSADLARAFGVPVLAVLDASAMAQTVGALAMGLRDFGPVHLAGVIANRIASEGHAKMVADAMRDIPLLGSLRRQDQALPERHLGLVLPEEVGQLDALLDQLADQLTIDMDAWNELPLTEFALADEAEVVPALLQGKTIAIARDAAFAFVYPANLDCLRQLGAELVFFSPLANQAIPAQADALYLPGGYPELHAQTLAGATEWQASVCAAHAAGMPILAECGGMMVLTESLTDQQGAHWPMLGLLPGRVVMQPRLAALGAQSLADDHGELRGHTFHYSRFETELIPQAQTIKHSNQEPGEAIYRIGQLQASYFHAYFSSNPLASAQLFLKR; from the coding sequence ATGCTAGCGAAAACCTCATCGGCAAAAGTAGTACTGATTTCGGCGATCGCCTCGGGGCAGGGCAAGACCACCACTACGGCAGCGCTGGCACGTAAGCTGATCAAGCTGGGTCAGCGCGTGCGCATCTTTAAGACCGGGCCGGATTTTATCGACCCTATGATGTTAGAGCGCGCCTGTGGCGCACCGGTACAGTCACTGGATTTATGGATGGTCGGTAAGCCGGCTTCGCAAGCCCTGCTGGCGCACGCCGCGCAAGAGGCGGACGTGATCCTGATTGAAGGCGTGATGGGTTTGTATGACGGCAATCCGTCTTCGGCCGATCTGGCGCGCGCGTTTGGCGTGCCGGTGCTGGCGGTGCTTGATGCCTCCGCGATGGCGCAGACGGTCGGCGCATTGGCAATGGGTTTGCGGGATTTCGGACCGGTGCATCTGGCCGGCGTGATCGCCAACCGTATCGCTTCCGAAGGCCACGCCAAGATGGTGGCTGACGCCATGCGCGACATTCCTTTATTGGGTAGCCTGCGACGTCAGGATCAGGCTTTGCCTGAGCGTCACCTCGGCCTGGTATTGCCGGAAGAAGTCGGGCAACTTGACGCGCTGTTGGATCAGCTCGCCGATCAGCTTACCATCGATATGGATGCCTGGAATGAGCTGCCGCTAACCGAGTTTGCACTGGCAGATGAAGCCGAAGTTGTTCCCGCTCTCTTGCAGGGCAAGACTATCGCGATCGCCAGGGATGCCGCGTTTGCGTTTGTCTATCCGGCCAACCTCGATTGCTTGCGTCAGCTCGGTGCCGAATTGGTGTTTTTTTCGCCGCTGGCAAATCAGGCGATACCGGCACAGGCTGATGCGCTGTATCTGCCCGGCGGTTATCCCGAGTTGCATGCGCAAACCCTGGCTGGCGCGACAGAGTGGCAGGCTTCGGTGTGTGCGGCCCATGCCGCAGGCATGCCGATCTTGGCCGAATGCGGCGGCATGATGGTGTTGACTGAGTCGCTGACCGATCAGCAGGGCGCGCATTGGCCTATGCTGGGGTTGTTGCCGGGTCGGGTCGTGATGCAGCCGCGCCTGGCGGCGCTGGGTGCGCAGTCACTGGCGGACGATCATGGTGAGTTGCGCGGTCATACTTTCCACTATTCGCGCTTTGAGACTGAATTGATTCCGCAGGCGCAGACGATCAAGCATTCGAACCAGGAGCCGGGCGAAGCGATCTATCGTATAGGTCAATTGCAAGCCTCGTATTTTCATGCGTATTTCTCGTCCAATCCCCTGGCAAGCGCACAGCTATTTTTAAAGCGATGA
- the cobO gene encoding cob(I)yrinic acid a,c-diamide adenosyltransferase codes for MTTTNDNTTNMPGDQTDGTASDNINTRHNRRMLRKKELMDQKIEAAQRETGVLVINCGNGKGKSSSGFGMVMRAMGHGMKVGVVQFIKGAMSTGEEVFLRRFPDEVQFHAMGEGYTWNTQNRERDIEKAQAAWEQAKRFLSDPEIGMVLLDELNIALKYNYLDVQQVIADLDGRPEMQHVIVTGRGAPPELIEVADTVTEMQVVKHAFKDGIVAQAGIEW; via the coding sequence ATGACTACGACCAACGATAACACCACGAATATGCCTGGCGACCAGACTGACGGCACCGCTAGCGACAACATCAATACCCGTCACAACCGCCGCATGTTGCGCAAAAAAGAATTGATGGATCAAAAGATCGAGGCGGCGCAACGCGAGACCGGCGTGCTGGTGATCAACTGCGGCAACGGCAAGGGTAAAAGCTCCAGCGGCTTTGGCATGGTGATGCGCGCCATGGGGCATGGCATGAAGGTCGGCGTCGTGCAGTTTATCAAGGGCGCGATGTCGACCGGCGAAGAAGTGTTTTTGCGCCGCTTCCCCGATGAAGTGCAGTTCCATGCGATGGGCGAGGGCTATACCTGGAATACGCAAAACCGTGAGCGCGACATAGAGAAAGCGCAAGCGGCCTGGGAGCAGGCAAAGCGCTTTTTAAGCGATCCTGAGATAGGCATGGTATTGCTCGATGAACTCAATATCGCCCTCAAATATAATTATCTCGATGTACAGCAAGTGATTGCCGATCTCGATGGCAGACCGGAGATGCAGCATGTCATCGTCACCGGACGCGGTGCGCCGCCGGAACTGATAGAAGTGGCTGATACGGTCACCGAGATGCAGGTGGTCAAACACGCCTTCAAGGACGGTATCGTGGCGCAGGCAGGCATAGAATGGTAA
- a CDS encoding ABC transporter ATP-binding protein yields the protein MSALLQATKLGVSVAGRDLVLDLDWQIQAGQCWCVIGRNGAGKTSLLRTLAGMRELERGQLQVQGRDLANWPLSELARQRAFLSQGRVDAFAYRAIETVLSARHPYHDAHYWESAEDRAIAIAALRELDVAELAQRDVRSLSGGERQRVAIAALLAQDAQLMLLDEPANALDLAHQVSVMQLFARLCRDANKAVVMVSHDLNLAHRSATHALLLMGDGSWLAGPKEQVMSAGQLSLCLGHPIERFEHGSQTLFLPKD from the coding sequence ATGTCTGCTTTATTGCAAGCCACCAAGCTAGGCGTATCGGTCGCCGGCCGTGATTTGGTGCTCGACCTCGATTGGCAAATTCAAGCTGGTCAATGCTGGTGCGTGATAGGTCGCAACGGTGCCGGCAAAACTAGCTTATTGCGGACTTTGGCCGGGATGCGAGAGCTGGAGCGCGGCCAATTGCAGGTGCAGGGGCGCGATCTGGCGAATTGGCCCTTGAGCGAACTGGCGCGCCAGCGCGCATTTCTATCGCAGGGCAGGGTCGACGCTTTCGCCTATCGTGCCATCGAGACCGTGCTCAGTGCGCGTCATCCTTATCACGATGCGCATTACTGGGAATCGGCCGAAGATAGGGCGATCGCGATTGCGGCCTTGCGTGAACTTGATGTGGCTGAACTGGCGCAGCGCGATGTGCGCAGCTTGTCCGGTGGTGAGCGTCAGCGTGTCGCGATTGCCGCTTTGCTGGCGCAGGATGCGCAACTGATGCTGCTCGACGAACCGGCCAACGCCCTCGATCTGGCACATCAGGTCAGCGTGATGCAATTGTTTGCGCGCCTGTGTCGCGATGCAAATAAGGCGGTGGTGATGGTGAGTCACGACCTGAATCTGGCGCATCGCAGCGCCACCCACGCCTTGCTGCTGATGGGCGACGGTAGCTGGCTGGCAGGTCCCAAAGAACAGGTCATGAGCGCCGGGCAATTGAGCCTGTGCCTCGGCCATCCTATAGAACGTTTTGAGCACGGTAGCCAAACCCTTTTTCTTCCCAAAGATTGA
- a CDS encoding iron ABC transporter permease, producing the protein MLDINPARRAKLILLALGMFAVFSLLFACSIGSVSLSFSELFQAVLDLSRGKSSGLATTLLELRFGRALSGFVIGGTLGLAGVMMQALLRNPLADPYVLGISGGASVGALTAILFFCAAWMVDLAAFSGAIAVAVLLFALAYRDFRGSGSSEGSAPLLLLTGVIVAAGCGAIVTLLLSIAPDSRLRGMVFWIIGDLSNTESRYLPWLILLLVLAFGIRKARAINIAAMHADSATTLGINIGNLRKALFFCAALLTASAVSSAGSIGFVGLIIPHACRFAWGADHRLLIPAATLTGGSFLVLADALARTVVAPQQLPVGVITALIGVPVFLLQLHQLRSR; encoded by the coding sequence ATGCTTGATATCAATCCCGCGCGACGTGCAAAGCTGATCCTGCTGGCGCTGGGTATGTTTGCTGTTTTCAGCCTACTGTTTGCCTGCTCTATAGGCTCGGTATCGCTGTCGTTTTCCGAACTTTTTCAGGCGGTGCTCGATCTCAGCCGGGGAAAATCTTCCGGTCTCGCAACGACCTTGCTGGAACTGCGATTCGGGCGGGCCTTGTCGGGATTTGTCATCGGCGGCACGCTGGGCTTGGCGGGGGTGATGATGCAGGCATTATTGCGCAACCCTTTGGCAGATCCTTATGTGCTCGGCATTTCGGGTGGCGCCTCAGTTGGCGCACTGACTGCCATCTTATTTTTTTGCGCGGCCTGGATGGTCGATCTGGCCGCCTTTAGCGGTGCCATTGCGGTTGCTGTCTTGCTGTTTGCCTTGGCTTACCGCGATTTTCGCGGCAGCGGCAGCTCTGAGGGTAGCGCTCCCTTGCTGTTGCTGACCGGTGTGATTGTCGCCGCCGGTTGCGGTGCCATCGTTACTCTTTTGCTGTCGATCGCACCGGACAGCCGCTTGCGTGGCATGGTGTTCTGGATCATCGGTGATCTCTCGAATACCGAATCACGCTATCTGCCCTGGCTGATCTTGCTGCTGGTGCTGGCCTTTGGCATCCGCAAGGCGCGCGCTATCAATATCGCCGCCATGCATGCCGATAGTGCGACCACCCTGGGCATTAATATCGGCAATTTGCGTAAGGCCTTATTTTTTTGCGCGGCGCTGCTTACTGCCAGCGCCGTCAGTAGTGCCGGTAGCATAGGTTTTGTCGGCTTGATTATTCCGCACGCCTGCCGTTTCGCCTGGGGAGCAGATCACCGTTTGCTGATACCTGCCGCTACGCTGACCGGCGGCAGTTTTCTGGTGCTCGCTGACGCACTGGCGCGTACCGTCGTCGCGCCCCAGCAATTGCCGGTCGGCGTGATCACTGCGCTGATCGGTGTTCCGGTATTTTTACTGCAGTTACATCAATTGAGGAGTCGCTGA